GTTCTCGATGCCGGACCGCCCCTCGAAGTTGCGGTTGAAGGTCCGCATGGAGACGGAGTCGGAGGCTGGGACGTGGCCGATGCCGATGCAGGGGCCACACGTCGATTCGGAGACGTTGACGCCGGCCGCCATCATCTCCGCGGTCCAGCCCTGACGGGCGAGGAGTTCGCCGGCCTGCTTCGAGCCGGGGGCGACGATCATCTCGAGGTCCTTCTGGATCTCGCGGCCCTCGAGCATCTTCGCGGCGGGCAGGATGTCCGCGTAGCCGCCGTTGGTACAGGAGCCGACGATGACCTGTTCGACGTCGGTGCCGGCGACCTCGCGGACGGGCACGACGTTGTCCGGCATCGACGGCGTGGAGACGAGCGGCTCCAGCTCCGAGAGGTCGACGACGATTTCGTCGGCGTACTCCGCGTCTTCGTCGGGTGAGAGTTCGACGTACTCGTCGCCACGACCCTGCCGGTCGAGGTAGTTTTTGGTGCGCTCGTCGGTCGGGAAGATGGAGGTGGTCGCACCGAGTTCCGTCCCCATGTTCGTGACGGTGGTCCGTTCGGGCACCGAGAGGCTCTCGACGCCGGGGCCGGAGTACTCGAACACCTTGCCGACGCCGCCCTTGACCGAGAGGCGCCGCAGCATCTCGAGGATGAGGTCCTTCGCGGTCGCCCAGTCGGGGAGTTCGCCCTCCAGTCGGACGTTCACGACTTCGGGCATCTCGACGAAGTAGGGGCCGCCGCCCATGGCGACGGCCACGTCGAGGCCGCCCGCGCCGATGGCGAGTTCGCCCAGGCCGCCGGGCGTCGGCGTGTGGGAGTCGGAGCCGAGCATCGTCTTCCCGGGCGCCGCGAAGTTCTCCTTGTGGACGTTGTGGCAGATGCCGTTGCCCGGGCGGGAGAAGTACGCGCCGTACGTGCCCGCGGCGGAGCGGAGGAAGCGGTGGTCGTCGGTGTTCTTGAAGTCGAACTGGTACGTCTGGTGGTCACAGTACTGCGCGGCGAGTTCCGTCTGCACTTCGTCGAGTTCGAGCGCCTCGAACTGCAGCCAGACCATCGTGCCGGTCGTGTCCTGTGTCAGCACCTGATCGATCTCGATCCCGATCTCCTCGCCGGGTTCCAGATCTCCCTCGACGAGGTGGTCGTCGAGAATTTTTTCCGTGAGCGTCTGTCCCATAACGTCCGGCCATCGACCGCCGATGGATATAAAACCCGCGTTGACGCTCTCTAACACTCTCCACGGGCGGCTCTATCACGAATTTTCGCCGCGTTTGCGCCCGCTCGGCGGATCGTCTATCGACCCGACCGCCACGGTTTTGTCCTCACTCGGCGACCCCCCGGTATGTTCCGTGCCGGTTCGTTCGTCGCCGACCACGTCACGCCCGTCGCGCCCGAACAGGTCCAGCCGAACGGCGTCGACCTGACCGTAGAGGCGGTCCTCGAACCGACCGAGCGCGGCCGGATCGGCCGCGACGGCAAACACGTCGCGGCCCGCGAGCCGATCGACCCCGACGCCGACGCGTACGTCCTCTCCCCCGGCGGCTACGTCGCCCGCTACGGCGAGACGATCCGGATTCCCGAGGGCCACGTCGGCTTCGTCTACCCGCGCTCGTCGCTCATGCGCAACGCCTGCATGCTCCATACGGCCGTCTGGGACGCCGGCTACGAGGGCCGCGGCGAGGGACTGCTGGCCGTCCACCGGCCCGTGGAAATCGAACCCGACGCTCGGATCGCGCAGTTGGTCTTCGCCGAGGCGAACCACGACGGCACCTACGACGGGAGCTATCAGGGCGAGCGATTGGACGGTTAATCGTCGATTAGGGCCACACACGAACCGATTACTGACGACCACGGAGGGGCATTCGTCGACCGTGCCCCCTCGAAACTGGCGACGGCAACCGCCCCGGACGACGCTCGAACGGCTCGTGACGCGGCCGCCGCCACGGGTTCGGGACCGTACGTTCGACGGCGACGGACCCACGACCGCACCGGCGGACGGCCTCGGCCCCCCGTCGCCACGGTCGGACACCGTCGACGTGGCCTGCTGGACGCCCGTCGGCGACGGCCCGGTCGCGCCGTCCGACCTGCGGACGACGCTCCTCGCGGACCCGTCGCTCCCCGGCGCGGCCGACACGCCGGTCGCGCACACGCTCGTCCTCGAAGTCGACGTGCCGACGCGCTCCGTCGTCGTCGACTACCGGGACCTCGATACGGCGGTGCTGCCGGAGCGTGGCGTCCGGGTCCGGACCGACGACGCCGATACCGTCGCCGTCGCCGAGGCGCACGTCACCGACGACGGCCGGTTCCACGTGACGCTCGCCGAGCCCCGGACCAACGGTGCGCTGTTCGTCGAGTACGCCGTGGCCCGGAACCCGTCCGGCGGGAACCACGCCGTCGACGTGGTGGTGGACGGGGTGCGTGAGACGGAGGCGCGGCTGGTGGTGATGGGGTAGTG
This window of the Haloplanus rubicundus genome carries:
- a CDS encoding aconitate hydratase; translation: MGQTLTEKILDDHLVEGDLEPGEEIGIEIDQVLTQDTTGTMVWLQFEALELDEVQTELAAQYCDHQTYQFDFKNTDDHRFLRSAAGTYGAYFSRPGNGICHNVHKENFAAPGKTMLGSDSHTPTPGGLGELAIGAGGLDVAVAMGGGPYFVEMPEVVNVRLEGELPDWATAKDLILEMLRRLSVKGGVGKVFEYSGPGVESLSVPERTTVTNMGTELGATTSIFPTDERTKNYLDRQGRGDEYVELSPDEDAEYADEIVVDLSELEPLVSTPSMPDNVVPVREVAGTDVEQVIVGSCTNGGYADILPAAKMLEGREIQKDLEMIVAPGSKQAGELLARQGWTAEMMAAGVNVSESTCGPCIGIGHVPASDSVSMRTFNRNFEGRSGIENDSVFLCSPQVAAAAALKGEIVDPRDLAEELGDLESPGVELPEKYDGSKADIIEPDEAVDDDLIKGPNIGDVPLKDPLGADIGGETLLKMEDNITTDHIIPATSDILKFRSNIERLSEFTLSRVDETFAERAKASDHGVLVAGENYGQGSSREHAAMCPMYLGVEAVLAQSFARIHKANLFNFGLLPLTIDAETYDRIDQGDHVEVVDDVAAAVESGAEEFTIRVNDDWEATAQFDASEREREILAAGGKLTLTKQQYQEDADGATPADD
- a CDS encoding deoxyuridine 5'-triphosphate nucleotidohydrolase, which encodes MFRAGSFVADHVTPVAPEQVQPNGVDLTVEAVLEPTERGRIGRDGKHVAAREPIDPDADAYVLSPGGYVARYGETIRIPEGHVGFVYPRSSLMRNACMLHTAVWDAGYEGRGEGLLAVHRPVEIEPDARIAQLVFAEANHDGTYDGSYQGERLDG